GGTTGGCGCGCGAGGCGGTCGCGGAGAGCATGCGCGGGGTAGACGGGACGTCCGCCCAAGATGACGCCCGCACGCAAGCGCTCCTGGACACCTTCGGTTGTGATTCGTTGCGGGAACTGGCACGAGGCTTTTACGGCGGGGCGATTTCGCGCAGCGCGCTCGCCCGATACGCCCAGCGCACGATCGACGACCCCCGATGGGCCCCGCTCGCGGCGCGCGGCGCGCGCGCGCTGGCGGATTTGGTGCGCGCGGCTTTGGATGCCCATCCCTCCGTGCCCCGGCGCGTGGCGTTCGCCGGCGGCCTCTTCACAAGCCGAGCTTATCGGGAAGCGGTGGCGCAGGAGCTCGGCGGGGTGAGACCCTCTATCGACATCGCGCCGGCTCGCTACGAACCCGCAATCGGAGCGCTGCTTCTGGCATATGCGCGCGGCGGGCTCGGCGTTCGCGAGGTGAGGCCCGCGTGAGCGTGCTCGAACGGATCCGAGGCGGGTTGATCGTTTCGGTGCAAGCGTGGCCGGGATCGGCGATCGACGAGCCGGCGGTCATCGCCGCGATGGCGGCGGCGGCCGTTGCGAACGGTGCGGTCGGGGTGCGCGTTCAGGGCGTACGGAACGTGAGCGCGGTGCGGGAGCGCGTCGATGCGCCGATTATCGGGCTGATCAAGCGCGCATACGACGGGTTCGAGCCCTACATTACGCCGACCGAACGAGAAGTTCGCAGCTTGCTCGCTTGCGGCGCCGACGTCGTGGCCTTCGATGCAACTGCTCGAACGCGGCCCGAACAAGCGACGATGGAGGGCATCGTCGCAACGATTCTCGACGCCGAAAAACTTGCGATGGCCGACTGCGCAACCGCCGCGGATGCGCTCTGCGCCCAGGCTGCGGGCGCGCAGATCGTCGCCTCGACCCTATGCGGATACACCCGGGAGACGGAAGGGCGCCGGTTGCCCGCTCTCGATCTCGTCGCGGAGATGCGCGAACTTGAGTCTTTCGTGATATGCGAGGGAGGCGTCCACACACCGGAACAGGCCGTCGCCGCACTCGAAGCGGGTGCAGACGCGGTCGTGGTCGGAACCGCTATCACGAATATCGATTGGCTCGTCCGGGAGTTTTCCGGCCCGATGGATAAATGGAGAACCCGCTAAAGTCGATGCGAGCGCGGGCCGTATCTACCTATAGTACAGAGAGCTCGGGGTTTAGGAGAGAGAGTTTTCCTTGGTTGAGAAGAGAGAGCCGGTTGTCCGTTTAGAGCGGGGCTTCTGGATTATTACGGCGGTATTCGCGGTACTGTCGATCGCTGCGGTCGCCTATTGGTACTATGCGCCGGTGTCAAGCTGGCTGCCTGAAGCTGCCAGGCCGGCCGAGGAGATCGACGAGCTCTTCAAATTTATGGCCGCGGTCGCGTCGGTGCTATTTATCGCCGTCTTCGGATACTTGCTCTACTTTTCGTTTACTTTCCGGGCGAAGAAGAGCGATGCGGCGGGCGCCATCGGCGTGCAGATCCACGATCATCACGGCCTGGAGCTGTGGTGGACGATTATCCCGGCGATCCTCGTCATCGTGCTCTCGGCGCTGAGCGTCAAAATTTGGTACCAGATTCAGATTCAGCCGAACAACGGTCTGGTCGTGGAATCGATCGGCCACCAGTGGTATTACACGTTCCGCTACCCGCAGGTGCACGGCGAGATCACCGACGCGATGCATTTGCCGGTGAACGAACCCGTGACGCTCAACGTCACGTCGGCCGACGTCATCCACTCGTTTTGGGTGCCGGCGTTTCGCCTGAAAGCCGATATGGTGCCCGGGCTGATCAACACCCTGCGCTTTACGCCGACGCTTCCCGGGACCTATAAAATCATCTGCACCGAATTCTGCGGAACCCAGCATGCGGAAATGAACCAGCAGATCGTGGTGGTCGAGTCCAAAGCGAAATGGGAAGCGTGGTACCACGGTTGGCAGCAAAAGAACGCCAACGTTTCGGACGCGTTGCCGAAGGCCGGCGGCGGAGCCGTCGCGCTCGCAGGCGGCGACCCGAAGGCCGGGCAAGCGCTCTTTGCAACCAAGTGTTCGGGATGTCACGCGGTCGGGCCATTCGATCAGAAGATCGTGGGCCCGGGTCTCAAAGGTATTCTGGACGATCCGAAACATCCGAATTTGGTCGACGGCGCTCCGGCAAATCCGGCCGACGTCGCGAAGATCTTGCAGAACGGATAT
This is a stretch of genomic DNA from Candidatus Dormiibacterota bacterium. It encodes these proteins:
- a CDS encoding BadF/BadG/BcrA/BcrD ATPase family protein, whose translation is MSDLFAGIDGGQSSTVAAIGDRNGRVLGRGVAGPADEVGQAADSPRLRDALAAALAAALESAGLPRDADFAEIVAGISGYEGRVVGLAPDLPSRSLHLMHDAPIAHAGAFCGAGGAVVIAGTGSVVYLGDGAAPGATYGGWGYLFGDEGSAFWLAREAVAESMRGVDGTSAQDDARTQALLDTFGCDSLRELARGFYGGAISRSALARYAQRTIDDPRWAPLAARGARALADLVRAALDAHPSVPRRVAFAGGLFTSRAYREAVAQELGGVRPSIDIAPARYEPAIGALLLAYARGGLGVREVRPA
- a CDS encoding putative N-acetylmannosamine-6-phosphate 2-epimerase; protein product: MSVLERIRGGLIVSVQAWPGSAIDEPAVIAAMAAAAVANGAVGVRVQGVRNVSAVRERVDAPIIGLIKRAYDGFEPYITPTEREVRSLLACGADVVAFDATARTRPEQATMEGIVATILDAEKLAMADCATAADALCAQAAGAQIVASTLCGYTRETEGRRLPALDLVAEMRELESFVICEGGVHTPEQAVAALEAGADAVVVGTAITNIDWLVREFSGPMDKWRTR
- the coxB gene encoding cytochrome c oxidase subunit II codes for the protein MVEKREPVVRLERGFWIITAVFAVLSIAAVAYWYYAPVSSWLPEAARPAEEIDELFKFMAAVASVLFIAVFGYLLYFSFTFRAKKSDAAGAIGVQIHDHHGLELWWTIIPAILVIVLSALSVKIWYQIQIQPNNGLVVESIGHQWYYTFRYPQVHGEITDAMHLPVNEPVTLNVTSADVIHSFWVPAFRLKADMVPGLINTLRFTPTLPGTYKIICTEFCGTQHAEMNQQIVVVESKAKWEAWYHGWQQKNANVSDALPKAGGGAVALAGGDPKAGQALFATKCSGCHAVGPFDQKIVGPGLKGILDDPKHPNLVDGAPANPADVAKILQNGYKGDYPVAMPNQTANGLSDKDIANLVAYLGSLK